A window of Neorhizobium galegae bv. orientalis str. HAMBI 540 genomic DNA:
CATGTGGAGGCCGCGGGCTGGGGCAAGAGCGAGCGGCTCATGCAGATCGCCCGTTTCCCGGAGGTGGAGGAACTGCATTCCGTTGCCGGCGATGCGAGCGTGATCCTTAAGGTGCGGATGGAAAATCCGCAGGCGCTCGAATTCCTGCTCGGCCAGATCCATTCGCTGGCCGGCGTGCGCGGCACCCGCAGCTATATCGCACTTTCCACCTATCTCGACCGGCCGGTTCAGGCGGAAGTCACGACGGAATGGCCGAACGTGCCCCTGCCGCCGGAATGATCAGCCGAACTTGACCGCCGTCGTGTTGGAACCGCAGACCAGCACGCAGACGCGTTCATCAGGGCCGGGAACATATTTGCCGGAAAGCAGGGCGGCGAAGGCTGCGGCACCGCCGGGTTCGGCAACGATACGGGCGCCGGCCCAGAGTGCCTTCTGAGCGGCGAGGATCTCGTCGTCGGTCACCAGCACGGGCGGCTGCACGTATTTCTGCGCGACGGGGAACATCAGTTCGCCGACCTGCTTTGGCGCAAGCGAATCCGCGGCGATGCCGCCGGTCGGCGCATCCACCGGGTTACCCGCCTTGAAGGCTTCGTAAAGGGTCGGCGCACCGTCGGATTCCACCGCGACGATCTTCACCCGGCCGCGGAACCAGGAGGCGATGCCGCCGATCAGTCCGCCACCGCCGACAGCGACCAGCAGCGTCGTCATCTCCGGCAGGTCGTCTTCGATCTCCTTGCCGAGCGTGCCCTGGCCGAGCAGGGTTTCCACCTGGTCATAAGCATGGGCGGCGATTGCGCCGCTCGTCGCCACGTAGGTCTGGCTTGCGGCCAATGCATCGTTGTAGCGATCACCGCCGACCACCAGTTCCGCGCCATAGGAGCGAATGAGGTCGATCTTCGCCTGCGAGGCCACACTCGGCACGAAGATATGCGCGGGCACGCCGAGTCGCATCGCGGCGTAGGCGACGGCCGCCCCATGATTGCCGCCGGACGCGGCGACGACGCCTGCCGCCGGCACATTGCGCGTCAAAAGGTTGGTGAAGGCGCCGCGCGCCTTGAACGAGCCGGAATGCTGCAGCAGTTCGAGCTTCAGGTCGATCGGCAGCGGTGTCCCGCCGAAATCCCGCATGTCGACGCGCATCACAGGCGTGCGGCGGATATGCGGACGGATGAGCTTCTCGGTCTCCGCGATACGTTCGGGCGTGACGGTATGTTCGATCGACATGATGGCCTCTTGGGAATGGAACGGCCATGGGTAGCCGCCAAGTCACCGAAAGGAAAGTCCCTTTAGGCGCCGATCCGTTCGCTGAGAAAGTCGACGACGGCGCGCACGGCCGGAAGCTGCCCGCGTCGATGCGGCATCAGGATCGTCGTGGTGATGCTGCCGGCGGTCCAATCACGCAACAGGCGGATCAGCCGGCCCTCGGCAAGTGCCCCGCGGCAGACGGAAGTCGGCAGGCAGGTCAGGCCAAGGCCTGTCATCGTCGCCTTCATGATCACCATCGGCTCGTCGGCGGAAAGCACGGATCTGGGTGTCACCACGACCGCTTCGCCATCCTCGGAGGCCAGCTTCCAGACCGTATCCATCGGGCCGGCAGTGACCGCCCTGTGTCCGGCGAGATCTTCCGGTCGCAAGGGCTCACCATGGATGCGAACATAATCCGGTGAGGCGACGACGAAGAAAGAGTGCACCGCGAGCTTCTTCTGCAGAAGTGTCGAATCCGGCAGCGGCGCCTGATGGCTGCGTACCGCGATGTCGAAACCCTCCTGAACGATATCGACGAACCGGTCGCTGACATGCAGCGAAAGATGCAGCTTGGGATAACGCGTCGAAAGCTCGGCGAGATGATCGGCGAGCACGAATTGCGCGGTCGGCACCGCGGCCGTCATCCGCACCATGCCGCTCGGTTCGCCGAGATGGGTGCGAACGATGGTTTCCGCCATCTCCGCCTCGATCACTGATGCCTGCGCGTGCCGGAAGAAATCCCGGCCGAGATCGGTCAGCGAGAAACTGCGGGATGTCCGCTGGATCAGCCGCACGCCGAGCCGGTCCTCGAGTTCCGCCACGCGTTTGCTGACGGTGGATTTCGGCACGCCGAGCCGGCGGCCTGCCGCGGAAAAGCCGCCATGCTCCACTGCCTGCACGAACAAATAGAGATCGTTGAGGTTGGGCAAAGTCATTCTCAGCTTCCATGCCTGTAGACTTAAAGGCGGAAAACTGGGGTCTACCGCGCCGGCGTCCACAAATTCATATTGCCGGTGCCTCAAAATTTCAATCCAGGGAGTATGAAAATGACACCGATTCTGTTTTACGGCGTTCCGGAAGGATGTTCCTTCGGCTCGATCGTCGCGCTCGAATGGACCGGCGCGCCCTATCGGCTGTGCCGCGTCGAAATGCCGGCCGCGGTTTCGAGCGAGGCCTACAAGCCGGTCAATCCGATCGGCGAAACACCGTCGCTGATGTTGCCGGATGGCCGGGTGATGAGCGAAAGCATGGCGATCCTCAATCACATCGCCGCGCGCACGGTGGGCAAGGGTTGGGGTTTCGATCCGAAATCGGAAAAATTCGACCGGCTGAACCAGATGCTGGCTTTCCTCAATACCGCCTTTTTCAATGCCTTCGGTCCGCTCTGGCACACGGTCGAGCACGAACTCGACCCGCTGGCCAAGCAAGCGCTCCGCGCTTACAGTGTCGCCAAGGTCGAAAAGGCGCATGCGCAGCTCGAAACGCTTCTTGGCGGCCGCGAATGGCTGCTCGGCGACGAGAAGAGTTTTGCGGATGCCTATTTCGCCGGCATTGCCCGCTGGAACGATTTCCACCAGGTCGTCGATCGGGGGCAGTTTCCGGCGCTCAACGCCCTTTACGAGCGCCTGCAGCAGGACTCCGCGGTGCAGTTCGCCTGGGCCATCGAACATCAGGAAGAGGCGCAGACGAGCGGCCAGTTCCTCGGCCATGTGAGTCTCGATGAGGCGCTCGGATCTTTGAAGCAGGCGGCGTGATCCAATAACCATCCGCAGTCATGGCGTCCTTGGCAACGCCATGACCAAAGCACCTGCCCGACGTGATATTGCGGTTGATCTTCAGAGTTTGAGGAGCTTACGCCGCAGTGAGGTCCTTGAGGAAATCGTCGCACCAGCGTGTCACGTCGTATTCGAGGAGATGCTCCATCATCCGGCCCCAGCGCTCCTTGCGCTCCTCGATCGGCATGTTGATGCCGCGCGCGATCGCGTTTGCCGTGCCTTCGATGTCATAGGGATTGACCAACAGCGCCCCACGCAGTTCCCGTGCAGCACCCGCGAAGCGCGACAGCACGAGAACGCCCGGATTCTCCGGATCTTGGGCCGCCACATATTCCTTAGCGACCAGGTTCATGCCGTCGCGTAGCGGCGTGACGAGCCCGATTTTGGCGAGCCGATAAAGGCCTGCCAGAACGGGCCGGCCGATCGAGCGGTTGATATAGCGGATCGGTACCCAGTCGACCGTGCCGATTGCACCGTTCACGCGGCCTGCCTGCTCGGCCACCATGCGCTGCATCTGCTCGTATTCCGGTACCTCGGAGCGGGATTTCGGAGTGATCTGCAGATAGGTGACGCGGTTATGATGGGCCGGGTTGGATTTGACGAAGTGTTCGAAGGCGTCGATCCGCTGGGTGATGCCCTTCGAATAATCCAGCCGGTCGACGCCGATGATCAGGTCCCGCCCTTCGATGCTCTGCTTGGCCTTGCGCACGATGACGTTGCTCGCTGCCTTCTTCGCATATTCCGCAAACATCGCCGTCTCGATGCTGATCGGGTAGTAGCCGCCCTTGAAGGTGCGCCCATAGGAGGTCAGTTTCCCGCCCTCGAGCGCGTCCCCGATGCCTTCTCGCACAAGCCCGCCGACGAAATTGGCAAGGTCATGGTCTGTCTGGAACCCGACCAGATCGTAATACGACAGCCCCTTCATGATCTCCTCGTGAACGGGCATGGTGAAGAGCACGTCGGCCGGCGGCCAGGGAATGTGCAGGAAGAAGCCGATCTTGTTCTTGAGACCCATCTGGCGCAGTTCTGCGGCAAGCGGGATCAGGTGATAGTCGTGCACCCAGATGACGTCGTCGTCCTCTATGAGCGGCGCCAGTTTATGGGCGATGAAGCGGTTGACGCGGAAGTACCCGGCCATCTCCTTTCGTCCATATTCCGCAAGATCCATCCGGTAATGACAGATCGGCCAGAGCACCCGGTTGGCAAACCCGTGGTAATATTCCTCGACATCCGTCTTGGTGAGATCGGTGAGCGCATAGGTGATGTTGCCGTGCTGCTGCATGTCGAGTGGCGCCGGCTCCTTCGCGCCGCTGGATTTGCCGGACCATCCCATCCAGATGCCGCCGTGTTCCTCCAGAGCGGCCTGCAGCGCAACAGCCAGCCCGCCGGCTGGAGCATCGCCGCTCTTCTGCGGCAGGGAGACACGGTTCGAAACGACGACAAGTCGGCTCAAGATATTGTCCTTTCAGCTCACGCGGCGTCGGGCTTGACGCCACTCGCGAGCGCTTTGATTGCCGCGCGCAAGGCAGCGGCCGAGGGGAGGGTGGATTTGGCTTCCGTATCACCCGGCGTCTCGGTGATACGGATGGAATGGCCGCCGAGCTCGTTGGCAGTGCGGAACATCGCCTCGTCGGTCACGTCGTCGCCGATCGCGATTGGCTTGCGGCCCTTGAAGGGCGGTTGATCGAGAAAGGCCTGCAATGCGTGGCCCTTGCTCGCCTGGGCCGGCCTGATCTCCATCACCATCTTACCGTGCTGGAGCGTGAAGTCGGGTCCTGCCATATCGAGGTAGCGGGGCATGGCCGCCTCGACCGCCTCGCGTTGCTCCAGCGCCT
This region includes:
- a CDS encoding Lrp/AsnC family transcriptional regulator, producing MENTEDVRPKRRGPAPLDAFDRRILAALAADADRSYAALGEIVGLSPPAVHERVKRLKRSGVIRDTVARLDGTAVGKPLMAFVHVEAAGWGKSERLMQIARFPEVEELHSVAGDASVILKVRMENPQALEFLLGQIHSLAGVRGTRSYIALSTYLDRPVQAEVTTEWPNVPLPPE
- a CDS encoding threonine/serine dehydratase; protein product: MSIEHTVTPERIAETEKLIRPHIRRTPVMRVDMRDFGGTPLPIDLKLELLQHSGSFKARGAFTNLLTRNVPAAGVVAASGGNHGAAVAYAAMRLGVPAHIFVPSVASQAKIDLIRSYGAELVVGGDRYNDALAASQTYVATSGAIAAHAYDQVETLLGQGTLGKEIEDDLPEMTTLLVAVGGGGLIGGIASWFRGRVKIVAVESDGAPTLYEAFKAGNPVDAPTGGIAADSLAPKQVGELMFPVAQKYVQPPVLVTDDEILAAQKALWAGARIVAEPGGAAAFAALLSGKYVPGPDERVCVLVCGSNTTAVKFG
- a CDS encoding LysR substrate-binding domain-containing protein; amino-acid sequence: MTLPNLNDLYLFVQAVEHGGFSAAGRRLGVPKSTVSKRVAELEDRLGVRLIQRTSRSFSLTDLGRDFFRHAQASVIEAEMAETIVRTHLGEPSGMVRMTAAVPTAQFVLADHLAELSTRYPKLHLSLHVSDRFVDIVQEGFDIAVRSHQAPLPDSTLLQKKLAVHSFFVVASPDYVRIHGEPLRPEDLAGHRAVTAGPMDTVWKLASEDGEAVVVTPRSVLSADEPMVIMKATMTGLGLTCLPTSVCRGALAEGRLIRLLRDWTAGSITTTILMPHRRGQLPAVRAVVDFLSERIGA
- a CDS encoding glutathione S-transferase family protein, whose protein sequence is MTPILFYGVPEGCSFGSIVALEWTGAPYRLCRVEMPAAVSSEAYKPVNPIGETPSLMLPDGRVMSESMAILNHIAARTVGKGWGFDPKSEKFDRLNQMLAFLNTAFFNAFGPLWHTVEHELDPLAKQALRAYSVAKVEKAHAQLETLLGGREWLLGDEKSFADAYFAGIARWNDFHQVVDRGQFPALNALYERLQQDSAVQFAWAIEHQEEAQTSGQFLGHVSLDEALGSLKQAA
- the otsA gene encoding alpha,alpha-trehalose-phosphate synthase (UDP-forming); amino-acid sequence: MSRLVVVSNRVSLPQKSGDAPAGGLAVALQAALEEHGGIWMGWSGKSSGAKEPAPLDMQQHGNITYALTDLTKTDVEEYYHGFANRVLWPICHYRMDLAEYGRKEMAGYFRVNRFIAHKLAPLIEDDDVIWVHDYHLIPLAAELRQMGLKNKIGFFLHIPWPPADVLFTMPVHEEIMKGLSYYDLVGFQTDHDLANFVGGLVREGIGDALEGGKLTSYGRTFKGGYYPISIETAMFAEYAKKAASNVIVRKAKQSIEGRDLIIGVDRLDYSKGITQRIDAFEHFVKSNPAHHNRVTYLQITPKSRSEVPEYEQMQRMVAEQAGRVNGAIGTVDWVPIRYINRSIGRPVLAGLYRLAKIGLVTPLRDGMNLVAKEYVAAQDPENPGVLVLSRFAGAARELRGALLVNPYDIEGTANAIARGINMPIEERKERWGRMMEHLLEYDVTRWCDDFLKDLTAA